ACATTCCATCCTATTCCATCCTatcctattctattccattccattataTTGTCCTATTCCATCCTAttatattctatcctattctattccagcctatcctattctattctatcctattcCATCATTTTCTGTCCTATTCTATTCTAGCCTATCACATTCCATCCTATTCCATCCTATCCTATTCCATTCCAATTCTATTCCAtcctattctatcctatcctattcCATCATTTtctatcctatcccatcctattctattccattccattctattgtCCTATTCCATCCTAttatattctatcctattctgttctattccatcctattctatcctattccATCCTATTCAATCCTATTCTATCCTATTATATCCTATCCTATTCCATCCTATTCTATTCCATCATATTCTATCCTATTCCATCCTACTCTGTCATATTCTATTATAtcctattctatcctatcctattccatcctattctatcctattctatttcATCCTATTCTATCCTATTATATTCTATCCTATTATATTGTATCCTATTCTAtgctattctattctatcctattctatattgttgtgaaattgttagatattactgttagatattactgcactgttagagctagaaacacaagcatttcactatacccgtaataacatctgctaaacatgtgtatgtgacaaatacaatttgatttgatttgacacactgttTCTAAGAGATGGGAAGAAAGAAGAAATGGATTCCAATCTATTTAATTTATGCATATAGGCTTACTGTATACATTATGTGGTttgaacatacactatatataaaagtatgtggacaccccttcaaataagGGAATTCGacgatttcagccacacccgttgctgacaggtgtatacaattgagcacatagtcatgcaatctccatagacaaacataggcagtagaatggccttactgaagagctcagtgactttaaacgtggcaccgtcataggatgccacctttccaacaagtcagttcatcaaatttctgccctgctagagctgccccggtcaactgtaagtgctgttattgtgaagtggagcaacaacggctcagccacacaagctcacagaacgggaccgccgagtgctgaagcccgTAAAAATGGTCTGTTTTTGGTTGCAATACTCaccaccgagttccaaactgcctctggaagcaacaagcctaagatcaccatacgcaatgccaagcgtcggctggagtgttgtaaatttcaccaccattggactctggagcagtggaaacacgttctctggagtgatggatcacgcttcaccatctggcagtccaatggacatATCTGGGTTTGGCttatgccaggagaacgctacctacccgaatgcatagttccaactgtaaagtttgatggagcaggaataatggtctggggctgtttttcatggttcaaactaggccccttggttccagtgaagggaaatcttaacactacaacatacaattacattctagacgattctgtgcttccaactttgtggcaacagtttggggaaggccctttcctgtttcagcatgacaatgcccccgtgcacaaagcgaggtgcatacagaaagggtttgtcgagatcggtgtggaagaacttgactggtttgcgcagagccctgacctcaaccccatcaaacacctttgggatgaattggaacgccggcctcaagccaggcctaatcgcccaacatcagtgcccaacctcatcAATGCTGTTGTGGCAGAACGGAAGCATGTCCccaaagcaatgttccaacatctagtggaaagccttcccagaagagtggaggctgttgtagtagcaaaggggtgaccaactccatattaatgcccatgattctggaatgagacgttcaacaagcaggtgtccacatacttttggtcatggagTGTGTCACTTGGTGCCTCTTTGGTCAGCATGTTTGCTTGCCTGCCAACCAAACGTCAGCAAGAACATCATGCAGAAACGACcttcccatcctctcttctcctccttacACCATGCACCTCTGATAGGCTTTTGTGTTTCTGTAATGGACAGGTGTCtgtttacactcttagaaaaaagggttccacaacggttcttcagctgtccccataggagaaccgtttttggttccaggtttggttcgggttccatgtagaaccctctgtggaaagggttctatattgaacccaaaagggttctacctaaaaccaaaagggttctacctggaaccaaaaagggttctcccatggggacagccggaagaacccttttaggttctagatagtacATTTTGTCGTAAGAGTGTATCTGTGTAGTAATTATCTTTCTCATGTGATATTTAATTTCACCGAGGAGGTTAACAGATAGAAAAACGAGTGAAGTGTTCACGTGGGTCGTAGacagtggcgtgtgtgtgtgcgcgcgtgtgtgtatatgtggaCGGTCGATTGATTGGAAGGGCGCTGCTGAGGTGTGTATTGATGTCATGCTAAAGTCCATGTGGCAGTTAGtgattcactgtgtgtgtggtgtgtgtgtgtgtgtgtgacactgtcACTgcgcccccccctccccctcctcccccagtgAGTTTATGGCACCATGCCTATGCATGCCAGTTGATGGAAAAGTACCAGTTAGAGACAGGGAGTGTGTTAGGTCTGGTGGGGCCAGACAGTGTTTTCTCTGTCCCAGGCAGgcggcctccctccctccctcccccagcccAGACACATCTCCCATCGACAGATTATCGGAAATGTCTGGCCCTGCTTCACTGCTTCAGCTAGAATCCTCATTCCCCCTGGGGCCAACTAACACTAACTGTCCATGCATgggacagagaacacacacacagatggagacagagatacactcttacacacagaaatacacacaaaaaaaatatgaaaatgtatgcactcactactgtaagtcactctcgatatgagtgtctgctaaatgactaaaacgtaaatgtaaaatgtacacaCATATTACACACGGACGGAGAAACgcgcacacatggacacacacacgcatacgaatgcatacacacatggacacacacccaGGCTTTAACCACTCAATAATCTCTGCACCTTTCCGGAATCCCTTTCCAACGACCTGAGCCCTCCTCTTCTCTCGCTCGTTTCGCCCCATTCTTTTCCCAAGCTCAGAAAAATGTGATTGTTTTCCCGAGTGAGCCAGTGTTTTCCCGAGGAATCCAGGGAAGCGGGTGAGGGGGAATTACCGAAGGGATTAGGGGGATAGGGGGTTGGCAGAGGGGGGCGCGCCACAGGGACGGATGCCAGTCGCCTCTCTCTGTGCCACATACAAACTGTTGCCAAACTGGACGGGCAAACTGGGCTGGCGTCCTGGCGGTGACCAGAAATCACATTAGTGCCGTCTGTGTGGTTAGgggttgtgttgtctgtgtttttCCTGACCAAGACCCCGTCCACTCTGGTCAAAACATTGGGATGTGGTAGTAAGTTAAGAGGTTATGGTTGTGTAGACTGCCTGACCAAGACCCTTTGAGGTTGACGTGTTTTGAAGCTACTTACTCTGTCTGACCAATGCCCATTGATGTTAAAGTTGACCTATTGATGTGAATTACAGAACAAGTGTTGTGAAGCATAAAGTATACAGGCATCTAAACAGTGTATGGGTGTAATAGGAATTGCCAGGACTGTAAATGGGGAAATGTAAGATCACTAAAGTTGCATATATTTGCATATATGCATATATTTATATAGTATTATACAGGGCGCATTTGGAAAAGAGACCTAGGTCTCAATAACATAAAGGtcaaaaaaggttaaaaaaaacaatATTAATAATATTTAGTTTAGCGTGATTAAACAATGTTTAGCATATTCATATAAATCATGTGTATTACAttggggtgacaggtagcctagtggttagagcgttgggcctgtaaccgaaaggttgctagatcaaatccccaagctgacaaggtaaaaatatgttgttctgcccctgaacaaggcagttgacccactatgcttaggctgtcattgtaaataagaatttgttcttaactgacttgcctacttaagtaaaggttaaatggaaaatatacagtttattaggtacacccatctagtactgggtcagcctccagaacagcctgaattcttcagggaATGGAattgttgctcaattggtatcaagggacctaacgtgttcCAGGAAACCATTACACCGCCTGTACCATTGACACTAGACAGGATGGAGCCATAGACTCATGCTGCTtttgccaaatcctgactctgccatcagcatgacacaacccgttgtggtcgtctgctgcaatagcccatccgtgacaatgACAGTCGAGTTGTGGGTTCCAagatgccattctgcacaccactgttgtactgtgccgttatttgcctgtttgtggccccgCTGTTACTGTAGCTTGCACCATTCTTGCCTGTCTCCTTCGActtctctcatcaacaagctgttttcgcccaaatgactgccgctgactggatgttttttgtttgtcgcaccattctcggtaaaccctagaaagacactgttgtgcgtgaaaagcccaggaggccgtcCATTTCTGAGATTCTGGAACCGGCGCGCCTGGCAACGACGATCATACCACTGTCACTTaaggtcacttgttttgcccattctgACGTTCAATCGAACGATAACTGAATGCGtctatgcctgtctgcctgcttcatATAGAAAGCCACGGCCACACGACTCTGCTAcggtctgtaggagcgaaccattttcgtgaacgaggtgttgtacctaataaactggccatcGAGTGTATAAATATGCTAAACATTGTGTTATTCACACTAAACTACATTCCCCCATTAAATTGGGTATTTGTCATCTTTCTTTTTGAAGGAATCTTTGCGTACCTAGCAGCTTTGGAGAAATGCTGGATGTGAGTTCTGCAGCATATTTCCCTTCTGTCGAACCTGCTGTTCAGTATTTCtccttaaaggcccaatgcagctatTTTATAGCAATATCAAATTAtttttgggtaacaattaagtaccttactataatagttttccattaaaattgtcaaaaagaaaCACAAATCGCTTTTTAGCGATTTTATTGGCCTATTAACTAATTTATCACCTGATGATGTCATCAGGCAAGCCGAAACTCCACCCATGCAAAACCTGCGGATTAGAAGGTcatgtgtagattgtattttcaaccagcaacaaTCAGGATATAACACAGATAAAAATGtgtcacacttttacagtgtaaATTTCAtaagctgttgtacaatatgatacaaaacagaattttgactgcactggcccTTTAAGATTGGATGTTATTTATCTATTTATCTCTAGAGTATATACTGTAGCTTTACTTTACTGGAGTTAAATCAGATCACATTCTCAATTACAGCAACGGATGTGCTTCCTGTCCATTTGCTTTATAGGCCTGCTCCTGGTCCCTAATCAGATTTTTGCACTCTCTcgccctttctctttctccctcttcctgatctctattgatctctctccctcactccctcctctcattctctttaTATCAATCTATCTCCCTCCAatcccttctctctcactccttcactATTTCTACCCGATCTCTTCATTtatctattcctctctctcttattTGACCTTttccacccttctctctcactctcctactCACCTCCatcttcttctcttcctctctactttctccaatattctttcctctcctctattcccccCTTTCTCACTCCCTTCTTCTGgccttcctccctctccatcccatctctccccctccatcccttcttccTGTCGCCAGCTGTAAAGATGAAGATTGAGAACAGCCTGCCCCGCCCCCAGCTCCCCGAGAACCCTCCCCAGACGGGCCTCCAGTTCACCGTGGCGACAGAGGAGGACTTTGAAGAGATCATGGCGATGAGCCAGGACATCTATGGAGGGCTGGACTACCTGCCGACCCGCTACACCGCCTGGCTGTCCGAGTCCAACCGCACCGTCATACTGGCCCGCAAGCAGGGCAAAGTGGTGAGAAAAGGTTATAAAGTGTGTCATAAGCATGTTGTAGCATGTTTATAAAGATGTTATTAAGGTGTTGTAAGAGTGTTAGGAATGCTACCAGGCCTGGCAACAGGAGACCAACTGTACCGTTGTACTGGAGTGCAAACAGGGCAAAGTGGTGAGAAAAGGCTATAAACGGTATTATAAGCTGTCATAAGGGTAATATAAACATGTCATAGCTTGTTTATAAGGGGGTTATTCAGCTGTAAAAAGGTCTGTATTAGGAACTACCAGTACCTGCCCACGTGCTACACCGCCTGGCTGTTCGAGACCAACCACACTGTCATACTGATGCTTGCAAACAAACAGGGCAAAGTGGTGTGAGGAGTTACAAGAGTCTTCAAGGGTgataccatagaaatagaatccctGGAGGTTAGGAGTGGCCTACTTTGGAACCATTgagagttacagttgaagtcagaagtttacatacacttaggttggagtcattaaaacttgtttttcaaccactccacaaatgtcttgttaacaaactatagttttggcaagtcggttaggacatctactttgtgcatgacacaagtaatttttccaacaattgtttacagacagattatttcacttataattcactgtatcacaattccagtgggtcagaagtttacatacactaagttgactgtgcctttaaacagcttggaaaattccagaaaacgatgtcattgctttacaagcttctgataggctaattgacatcatttgagtcaattggaggtgtacctgtggatgtatttcaaggcctaccttcaaactcagtgcctcttttcttgacatcatgggaaaatcaaaagaaatcagccaagacctcagaaaaaaaattgttgacctccacaagtctggttcatccttgggagcaatttccaaacgcctgaaggtaccacgttcatctgtacaaacaatagtacgcaagtataaacactatgggaccacgcagcagtcataccgctcaggaaggagacgcgttctgtctcctagagataaacgtactttggtgcgaaaagtgcaaatcaggaGGACCTTgtgaaggaccttgtgaagatgctggaggaaacaggtactaaagtatttatatccacagtaaaacgagtcagtaaaacataatctgaaaggccgctcagcaaggaagaagccactgctccaaaactgccataaaaaagccagactacggtttgcaactgcacatggggacaaagatcgtactttttggagaaatttcctctggtctgatgaaacaaaaataggactgtttggccataatgaccattgttatgtttggaggaaaaaaggggaggcttgtaagccgaagagcaccatcccaaccgtgaagcacgggggtgtcagcatcatgttgtgggggtgctttgctgcaggagggactggtgcacttcacaaaatagatggcatcatgtgggaAGGAAAATTATTTGGTTCACAAAGGAAATGTGGGCagaacaaagccctgacctcaatcctatagaaaatttgtgggcagaactgaaaaagcgtgtgtgagcaaggaggcctgcaaacctgactcagttacaccagctctgtcaggaggaatgggccaaaattcacccaacttattgtgggaagcttgtggaaggctacccaaaatgtttgacccaagttaaacaatttaaaggcaatgctaccaaatactaattgagtgtatgtaaacttctgacccaatgggaatgtgatgaaagaaataaaagctgaaataaatcattctctctactattattctgacatttcacattcttaaaataaagtggttatcctaacttacctaaaacagggtatttttactagggttaaatgtcaggaattgtgaaactgagtttaaatgtatttggctaaggtgtatgtaaacctcagacttcaactgtatattacctAGAAATAACAAGAGAATTACAGATAATGTTCACACAAAGTGTATCTCTTCAGCTGTTCATAATCTCCCTccgtctttctctccccctctcctttcttccCCATCCCCTTCTCCTTTATCTCTCcgttcctcccctctcccccccaccAGATTGCCCTGGAGTCAGTGTGTGTGATAGATGACGGTGACACCATGCTGGTGGAGGGGTTACGTGTGGCCCCCCAGGAGAGGGGGAAGGGCGTGGCAGGGGTGCTTCTGCGGTTCTGCTCTCAGCTGGTCAAGTCCAAGTGGCCTGAGGTGAAGGTGACCAGGCTGACCCGCGACGACCAGCTGGGGCCCAAGGATTTTCAGAAGTACCGCCTCATCACCAAACAGGTAGGTATTGGTTAATTGGTTAATTTGTTGCTTGCCTGATTGGTTAATTGATTGATTCGTATTGTAAGCCTTCCAAATTTCCAACATTTTCGTCCTATTTCTGACTAGAAACCATTATAACTCTAGTCCACTTGTGTCAGGAAATCATGTTCTACCAAAATGACAGATTTCCCCTTTCACAACAGTCTATTAACCAACCATACAACCTTCTCTTTACCCTACGTCCTTTCACCACCGCCTCTCTCCGAAAGGGCATCCTGCTAGTTCGCTTCAATGCCGAAGACCTCAAGCTCCGGCTCTCCGAACTGGGGCTGCATgtgaccctccctccctcctctgaggGTACCCCCCAGGGTTCTGACACCCCCCTGGTTCCCCCGGTCCTTCTGGACCTCAACGAGGCCCACCAGATGTTCCTCAACTCTGGCCTGATGTCCGACGTACTCCCTAACGCTACCATCGTCCAGGACTGGCAGCCGTTCAAGCCCCTACCCAGCAACATGGCCATTCTTCTGAAGAAGGTAAAATGTTATATCATAATGAGGACCTCTATGGAAACAAGTTGGTTGACTTTATCGtgtttagggttgcaaaattcctgtaactttcccaaaattcccaggtttcccAGAAATCTCGGTTGGAAGACTCTCGGAATAAGGAGAAAATAAGCATCTGTAAAACTTGGGAAAGTTACCCTAATTTTGAAACCCAAAAGTTTTTAAAATCCTTGATTATTTTCAATGTATTGCTCTACTCCCATGGCTGAAGCAACTCTATACGTATTTCACATTTCTCAAATAAAatgaattcattcattcattcaaggaCATCGACTGGATGGTGGACGACCGTGACGTCCCCGCCGTGGCCAGCCTCTGCACCCACCCCTTCCGGGTGCCTGGAGGTCCTTACCGAGTTGGTGACGACACGTACTACCTCAACATCGACGTGTTCGGTAAGGACATAGGCCTGGTGCTCCAGCAGTTCCTGAGTCACCTCCGGCGCCACACAGCCACCCTGAAGGGGTACGTCATGTGTCAGATGTTTCTGGATCCTCCCATGTGGAAACCCATGGTCGAATTCTGTTGCCAGACACTGAAGGTGGAGCTGGTTAAGGAATATACAGAGCAGTGCGTGGTCGAGTCGGATGTCATGTAGCTGGCagaagaggaaggaggaagaggaagaggagaaacaaTATGAAGGAAAAAACAGGAAAAGTTGACAAATTCAGAAAATGTTTCAGAGACCCAACGAATGAACAAACCACATTCTCTTTAGAAAATGAAATGGAAAAGTTCCCTAAGAAACTTCGGAACGATTAGCAACAAACTCCCTAAGCAAGTCTATAGTGAAACAACTTAGAAGCAGCATTAGATTTGCAATATGTTTGATATTAATACTACCGCTAACAAAAAATATTTTAGGAAAAAAGGCAGTTATTCGAAATACCTTTGACAAATTAGTTTCAATTAATTTCTCCGTCTTTTACCATTCAGTCATCGCAGAAATCGAACTCTTAACAACAGGAGTAACTTTATGCTAACGTTACTCCTTTAAAAAAAATCGAAAATGCAAGCTAGTTTAGGGTATGTCATACCGTTTAAtccttttttttgttgtaaatatAAAGTATAAATATGTACACATTCTGAATTGCAAATAAGTCTGCACAACTCTTGAGGCACTTTATTAAATCATATGAGCTGTTGTGCTAACGTGCAAGTGATGAAGTGAGGAATAGAGGAGTTGGTTTACTTTTAGAGATAACTGATTTTAACTGATTCAGAACGCATCACTCCCATCCATAGTAATGGTAGAAATCCTTTTTGGACTTATTCTATCTAACACCAAACCAATGCCCAAATACTGTTGAACAAACAATAGCCCTTCAGTGAATCTTACCTAGCATTTGCACGCTTATAATTCACACTAAATGGCTGAAACGCAACAACTAGAAACACACTTAGCTCATAACACTAAAACCTGGCCAGTTAACTTTTAAAAC
This is a stretch of genomic DNA from Salvelinus alpinus chromosome 11, SLU_Salpinus.1, whole genome shotgun sequence. It encodes these proteins:
- the nat16 gene encoding histidine N-acetyltransferase; translated protein: MKIENSLPRPQLPENPPQTGLQFTVATEEDFEEIMAMSQDIYGGLDYLPTRYTAWLSESNRTVILARKQGKVIALESVCVIDDGDTMLVEGLRVAPQERGKGVAGVLLRFCSQLVKSKWPEVKVTRLTRDDQLGPKDFQKYRLITKQGILLVRFNAEDLKLRLSELGLHVTLPPSSEGTPQGSDTPLVPPVLLDLNEAHQMFLNSGLMSDVLPNATIVQDWQPFKPLPSNMAILLKKDIDWMVDDRDVPAVASLCTHPFRVPGGPYRVGDDTYYLNIDVFGKDIGLVLQQFLSHLRRHTATLKGYVMCQMFLDPPMWKPMVEFCCQTLKVELVKEYTEQCVVESDVM